A stretch of Kyrpidia spormannii DNA encodes these proteins:
- a CDS encoding HD domain-containing protein, giving the protein MEQVKEKVLKDPVHNYIRVRDPFIWRLINTRVFQRLRRIRQLGTSFLTFHGAEHSRFTHSLGAYETMRKVVEHFMRNYGWTPGERTRLLALAAALLHDIGHGPFSHAVEPVTGQRHEGWTVRLLREEAELRAVLDDVDDRFAEDVAGVITGETDFPLLHQLITGQLDVDRMDYLLRDALYTGVAYGQFELERLIRVMIPGRAEVLVRPSGRLTVEQYMLARYFMYAQVYLHPTTVGSDLLVRKIVERAKMLRREGVLKDVPPLWDSWMSGLEDPGELSIEAFLGMDDAVFLAGLPGWERSGDPILSDLAGRLLHRRLFESVPVAEWTPEVERLVREAFVQAGLDPDSYAGFVHVSIDGSGNREPVWLSDGGGKWVNFFEQSVLLRNLPPIAVKRLYFPGDLVESGGDRAASLRKLLVSLSHEG; this is encoded by the coding sequence ATGGAGCAGGTAAAAGAAAAAGTGTTGAAAGATCCGGTCCACAATTACATCCGGGTGAGGGATCCATTCATCTGGCGGCTGATTAACACCCGGGTTTTTCAGCGACTTCGGCGGATTCGACAGTTGGGGACTTCCTTCTTGACGTTCCACGGCGCCGAACACAGCCGGTTCACCCATTCCCTTGGCGCGTACGAGACCATGCGCAAAGTTGTCGAGCATTTTATGCGGAATTACGGGTGGACCCCCGGGGAGCGAACTCGGCTGTTGGCTTTGGCCGCGGCTTTGCTTCACGACATTGGGCACGGGCCTTTTTCCCACGCCGTGGAACCGGTGACAGGCCAGCGGCATGAGGGGTGGACCGTTCGGCTGTTGCGGGAAGAAGCGGAATTGCGGGCAGTGCTCGACGATGTGGATGACCGGTTTGCCGAAGACGTGGCAGGGGTCATCACGGGGGAAACTGATTTTCCGCTCCTGCACCAGCTGATCACCGGCCAACTGGATGTGGATCGCATGGATTATTTGCTTCGGGATGCGCTCTATACCGGGGTGGCGTACGGGCAGTTTGAGTTGGAGCGGTTGATACGCGTCATGATTCCAGGACGGGCTGAGGTCTTGGTTCGGCCGAGCGGACGCCTCACCGTGGAGCAATACATGTTGGCCCGGTATTTTATGTACGCCCAGGTGTATTTGCATCCAACGACGGTGGGGTCAGATCTTCTGGTGCGGAAGATTGTGGAAAGGGCGAAAATGCTTCGCCGGGAAGGGGTCTTAAAAGATGTACCCCCTTTGTGGGATTCGTGGATGAGCGGCCTGGAGGATCCCGGGGAATTGTCCATCGAGGCCTTTCTCGGCATGGATGACGCCGTGTTTTTGGCCGGCTTGCCCGGATGGGAGCGCTCCGGGGATCCGATACTCTCTGACCTCGCCGGGAGGTTGCTCCATCGGCGATTGTTTGAATCGGTGCCTGTGGCCGAATGGACTCCAGAAGTGGAGCGCTTGGTCCGGGAGGCGTTTGTTCAGGCCGGGCTTGATCCGGACAGTTACGCGGGCTTTGTTCACGTGAGCATCGATGGCTCCGGGAACCGGGAACCCGTGTGGCTCTCGGACGGGGGCGGCAAGTGGGTGAATTTCTTTGAACAGTCTGTGCTTCTTCGGAATCTGCCGCCCATTGCGGTAAAACGTTTGTACTTCCCGGGCGACTTGGTGGAGTCTGGGGGGGATCGGGCGGCGTCCCTCCGCAAACTCCTCGTTTCCTTGTCCCACGAAGGCTGA
- a CDS encoding Ger(x)C family spore germination protein, with amino-acid sequence MRRWWCLAMMAVACLLVSGCWDRTELEEEGFVPSFAIDTGPAPGVYVYTFRIAVPREMSGPSSSPGGGGGGGGGGETEKGSKSVSVVARSLGEAINLVNSTVERRLDFVQCQYVLFGEGVAREGVSPHVLDLLRFRQFRRTMFVAVVRGRAADSFKENKPVLESSVTRYIEGLQRLRTFTGMVPVVQLHRFARAMDTDSEDAFTSVLAINQAVKAQDRSKASQKPGANQGGGKESESPDEKARSEQQLQNPSVNFEAGGMQRVGGNPEEFPGAAVFRGDRLVEILDGQEGRMLLALRGELAHAFLTFRVPQGRFTVEVQQHEGGPAMSYNLAGGRPVWRIAPEFDVDLVSAVGNFDTRSHQGLSQLRQWAEQEFNRQAERLVAKLQRDGSDALGLGLYARKDFLTDAEWQNYRWPERYPQFSIQVQSRFVIRRVGNLLTSKRI; translated from the coding sequence GTGCGGCGGTGGTGGTGTTTGGCGATGATGGCCGTGGCTTGTCTACTTGTCAGTGGTTGCTGGGACCGCACGGAATTGGAGGAAGAGGGGTTCGTCCCGAGTTTTGCCATCGATACGGGGCCTGCTCCGGGGGTGTACGTTTACACGTTTCGCATTGCCGTTCCCCGGGAAATGAGCGGCCCTTCGAGTTCCCCGGGAGGAGGGGGTGGTGGGGGAGGAGGCGGGGAGACGGAAAAAGGCAGCAAATCGGTGAGCGTTGTGGCCAGAAGCCTCGGGGAGGCTATCAATTTGGTGAACAGTACGGTAGAGCGGCGGTTGGATTTTGTTCAGTGCCAATATGTCCTTTTCGGCGAGGGCGTCGCCCGGGAGGGAGTTTCTCCCCACGTGCTTGATCTCCTGCGGTTCCGGCAGTTCCGGCGGACCATGTTTGTGGCGGTCGTCCGGGGCAGAGCGGCGGATTCGTTTAAGGAAAACAAGCCCGTGTTGGAGAGCTCCGTCACCCGGTATATCGAGGGGTTGCAAAGGCTGAGAACCTTTACGGGGATGGTCCCCGTGGTGCAGCTTCATCGCTTTGCCCGGGCGATGGATACGGATTCCGAAGACGCCTTTACTTCCGTCCTGGCGATCAATCAGGCGGTGAAAGCCCAGGACCGCAGCAAGGCGTCCCAGAAGCCCGGGGCGAATCAAGGCGGTGGAAAGGAATCTGAGAGCCCGGATGAAAAGGCTCGTAGCGAGCAACAACTGCAGAATCCCTCGGTGAATTTTGAGGCGGGTGGAATGCAGCGGGTGGGGGGCAACCCCGAGGAGTTTCCGGGTGCTGCGGTGTTTCGGGGGGACCGCTTAGTGGAGATTCTGGATGGTCAGGAAGGGAGGATGCTGTTGGCGCTGCGCGGGGAGTTGGCCCACGCCTTCCTGACGTTTCGCGTCCCCCAGGGTCGGTTCACGGTGGAAGTCCAGCAGCACGAAGGGGGACCGGCGATGAGTTACAACTTGGCGGGGGGGCGCCCCGTGTGGCGCATTGCCCCGGAGTTTGACGTCGACCTGGTCAGCGCCGTGGGGAATTTTGACACCCGAAGCCACCAAGGGCTGTCTCAGTTGCGCCAATGGGCGGAGCAGGAGTTTAATCGCCAAGCGGAACGACTGGTGGCCAAATTGCAGCGGGACGGGTCGGACGCTCTGGGCCTGGGGCTTTACGCCCGAAAAGATTTTCTCACCGATGCTGAGTGGCAGAACTATCGGTGGCCGGAACGCTATCCTCAATTCTCGATTCAAGTGCAGAGCCGGTTTGTGATCCGCCGGGTGGGCAATCTGTTGACGTCCAAGAGGATCTGA
- a CDS encoding YdcF family protein, translating into MWAALAAAVFIGFPLGLNMRGVLYRPRPADVLLILGAKIKGTEPGAALRARLEAGLDLYRRGYAPRILVSGGQRRPGVPSEADVMADYLRVRGVPPRGLILEDLSSDTVENLLFSSRLMKIHGWRRAVVVTSAYHLPRALWLARLSGLDASGYAPATADVLGTWMYALREIPAFWRSYQKWKWLQGRE; encoded by the coding sequence GTGTGGGCGGCGTTGGCAGCGGCCGTTTTCATCGGTTTTCCGCTTGGCCTGAACATGCGCGGAGTGCTTTATCGGCCGCGCCCGGCGGACGTATTGCTGATCCTCGGGGCCAAAATAAAGGGGACAGAGCCGGGCGCCGCGCTCAGGGCCAGGTTGGAAGCCGGGTTAGATCTGTACCGCCGCGGTTATGCCCCCCGGATTCTGGTCAGCGGCGGGCAGAGGCGCCCCGGAGTCCCCAGTGAGGCCGATGTGATGGCAGACTACCTGCGGGTTCGGGGGGTTCCACCCCGGGGGTTGATTCTCGAGGATCTTTCGTCAGATACGGTGGAGAACCTCCTGTTCTCCAGCCGCTTGATGAAAATTCACGGATGGCGCCGGGCTGTGGTGGTGACCAGCGCCTATCATCTCCCCCGGGCGCTCTGGCTGGCCAGGCTCTCGGGCTTGGACGCCTCGGGGTACGCCCCGGCCACCGCCGACGTCCTCGGCACCTGGATGTATGCCCTCCGGGAGATTCCCGCCTTCTGGCGTTCCTATCAAAAGTGGAAATGGTTGCAGGGCCGGGAATGA
- a CDS encoding manganese efflux pump — protein sequence MQWIALLVLALASNLDNLGIGIGLGLKRVRLPWTSNALIAGMAALATGLAAYGGRTVALFLPRQMANLLGGVIIIAIGVWVVRSGGQTPPDKDSPNEPETPLETGECRNLVDPHAFRTSPRPEARRTAASTSSASAEPPAVFAVFRTPVSADADRSGSISWKEALILGIALGINCLAGGFAAGLTDLSAAGAAVLTAVFSYVLTDLGVRIGHYAGQHWFGRYSHFIAGILLVLLGVYECLS from the coding sequence GTGCAATGGATCGCACTCCTGGTCCTGGCCCTGGCATCGAATCTCGACAACCTCGGGATCGGCATCGGTTTGGGACTCAAACGGGTGAGACTGCCTTGGACGTCGAACGCCCTAATCGCCGGAATGGCCGCTTTGGCCACCGGCCTCGCCGCGTATGGCGGCCGCACCGTGGCCCTGTTCCTTCCCAGGCAGATGGCCAATCTTCTTGGTGGGGTGATCATCATCGCCATCGGGGTTTGGGTGGTTCGATCCGGAGGACAGACCCCGCCGGACAAAGACTCGCCGAACGAGCCTGAAACCCCTCTTGAGACCGGAGAGTGCCGGAACCTCGTGGATCCCCACGCCTTTCGGACCTCACCTCGCCCGGAAGCCCGGCGAACGGCAGCGTCCACGTCCTCGGCCAGCGCAGAGCCTCCGGCGGTGTTCGCCGTTTTTCGCACACCGGTCTCCGCGGACGCTGACCGAAGTGGGTCGATCTCCTGGAAGGAAGCGCTCATATTGGGAATTGCCCTGGGAATCAACTGCCTGGCGGGAGGCTTTGCAGCCGGCCTGACCGATCTTTCTGCCGCCGGAGCCGCGGTCCTGACCGCTGTATTCAGCTACGTGCTCACAGACCTCGGCGTGCGCATTGGCCACTATGCAGGGCAGCATTGGTTCGGACGATACTCGCATTTCATCGCAGGAATCCTCCTCGTGCTCCTGGGGGTCTATGAGTGTCTCTCTTGA
- a CDS encoding GerAB/ArcD/ProY family transporter, with protein sequence MMHTGYVGSKEARSFLAIVFCASIALTLPQDLALSAGRAGWLSMVIALLVALLACTLFSRIVEFAPGDSVITMAGQWWGSAGRWIVGVILWGYFVLITALVTRAFVEAVIGTILPRTPAHVVMFLFMAVTVYIAYYGIETLSRLSQLVAVVLLVGFLLLLVADLGWMDHRYLYPVLGPGLGTVVAAGVAKSSYFSELVLLGLMFPSIRVVRDSGRIARGAVWIAGVLMILMVLGYTLSFPPPSGADNPFPFYQLARLVYLGRFIQRMEAIFDVLWVLSAVIYIAAGLWAATQSLAQAGDLPVYRPLVFATAALVYGVASLPADYVQTADLTNRYLRTWGWVMLLGLPAVLWVGAVISRRRREG encoded by the coding sequence ATGATGCACACCGGGTATGTCGGCTCCAAGGAAGCCAGGAGCTTTTTGGCTATTGTTTTTTGTGCGTCGATTGCCTTGACACTCCCTCAGGATCTGGCATTGTCGGCCGGCCGGGCCGGGTGGCTGTCCATGGTGATCGCCCTTCTCGTGGCCCTTTTGGCCTGTACGCTATTCTCCCGCATCGTCGAGTTCGCCCCGGGGGATTCGGTGATCACCATGGCCGGACAGTGGTGGGGGAGTGCAGGCCGGTGGATTGTGGGCGTGATTTTGTGGGGATATTTCGTCCTCATCACCGCTTTGGTGACCCGGGCTTTTGTCGAGGCGGTGATCGGCACGATTCTGCCCAGGACCCCGGCCCACGTGGTGATGTTTCTTTTCATGGCCGTCACCGTGTATATCGCTTACTACGGGATCGAGACTCTCAGCCGGCTGTCCCAGCTGGTGGCCGTCGTACTTTTGGTGGGATTTTTACTTCTGTTGGTCGCGGATCTGGGCTGGATGGATCATCGTTATTTGTATCCCGTGCTCGGTCCAGGTCTTGGCACGGTGGTGGCCGCGGGTGTGGCAAAGTCCTCGTATTTTTCCGAGCTTGTCCTTTTGGGGCTTATGTTCCCCAGCATTCGGGTCGTTCGGGATAGCGGCCGCATTGCCCGGGGCGCCGTATGGATTGCCGGAGTGTTGATGATCCTCATGGTTTTGGGGTACACCCTGTCCTTCCCTCCGCCGTCCGGGGCGGACAACCCGTTTCCTTTTTATCAATTGGCCCGCTTGGTGTACCTCGGCCGTTTCATTCAACGCATGGAAGCCATCTTTGATGTTCTCTGGGTACTGTCCGCCGTCATCTATATTGCCGCCGGGTTGTGGGCTGCGACGCAAAGTTTGGCGCAAGCGGGCGATTTGCCGGTCTACCGGCCTCTGGTGTTTGCGACGGCCGCCCTGGTGTACGGAGTGGCTTCTCTGCCCGCTGATTATGTGCAGACCGCCGACCTGACCAATCGTTATCTGCGTACCTGGGGATGGGTCATGTTGCTGGGCCTTCCGGCGGTGCTATGGGTCGGGGCGGTCATCAGCCGGCGCCGAAGGGAGGGGTAG
- the glnA gene encoding type I glutamate--ammonia ligase yields the protein MTVQDVLDLIRDKGIKMVDFRIVDVPGRQHHVTVPATHVDEETLRRGLPFDGSSIQGFRGIEESDMVMRPDLDTAFVDPFTKVPTLNLMCDVYEPSGIRYDRDPRFIAQKAEAYLERTGVADRAYFGPELEFFVFDDVRFDTGQNGAFYAVDSEEGIWNSGKSGEANLGYKIRNKSGYFPVAPSDTQQDLRSEIVLALEEAGLPVERHHHEVATAGQAEINFRFDTLTKTADHVLLYKYIVRNVARKYGKVATFMPKPLFGDNGSGMHVHQSLFRGEVPLFYQEGAYASLSETALQYIAGILYHAPAILAFSNASTNSYKRLVPGFEAPVNLVFSQGNRSAAIRVPVAGVTPKAARIEFRTPDSTSNPYLAFAAMLMAGLDGIQKRMDPKALGYGPLDKNIYELSPAEKEGIRSVPGSYSEALAALEADHEFLLAGDVFSEDFIHNWIELKKTSEVEQVAIRPHPYEFYLYFDL from the coding sequence ATGACTGTACAAGACGTGTTGGATTTGATCCGCGACAAAGGGATCAAAATGGTCGATTTTCGCATTGTGGACGTCCCCGGTCGGCAGCATCATGTGACGGTCCCGGCGACCCACGTGGACGAGGAGACCCTGCGGCGGGGCTTGCCTTTTGACGGGTCCAGCATCCAAGGGTTTCGGGGGATCGAAGAAAGTGACATGGTCATGCGGCCGGACCTGGATACCGCCTTCGTGGATCCCTTCACCAAGGTCCCCACTCTGAACCTGATGTGCGATGTATACGAACCGAGCGGTATTCGGTACGATCGGGATCCCCGGTTTATCGCCCAGAAAGCCGAGGCGTATCTCGAACGAACGGGAGTGGCGGACAGGGCGTATTTTGGTCCGGAATTAGAGTTTTTCGTTTTTGACGACGTGCGGTTCGACACCGGGCAAAACGGCGCGTTCTATGCGGTGGATTCCGAGGAGGGGATTTGGAACAGCGGAAAAAGCGGGGAAGCGAATCTGGGCTACAAGATCCGCAACAAAAGCGGATATTTTCCCGTGGCGCCTTCGGACACCCAGCAGGATCTGCGCTCGGAGATCGTTCTCGCATTGGAGGAAGCCGGGCTTCCGGTGGAGCGGCATCACCACGAGGTCGCCACCGCCGGGCAGGCAGAGATTAACTTCCGGTTCGATACGCTCACCAAAACGGCGGATCATGTCCTGTTATACAAGTATATCGTCCGGAATGTCGCCCGGAAGTACGGAAAGGTCGCCACTTTCATGCCCAAGCCCCTCTTTGGCGACAATGGGTCCGGGATGCACGTCCACCAGAGCCTCTTCCGGGGTGAGGTGCCGCTGTTCTACCAGGAAGGAGCCTACGCCAGCCTCAGTGAGACGGCACTGCAGTACATCGCCGGGATTCTTTATCACGCTCCGGCTATTCTCGCTTTCTCGAATGCGAGTACCAATTCGTACAAGCGATTGGTCCCCGGGTTTGAGGCTCCAGTGAACCTGGTGTTTTCTCAGGGCAACCGCAGTGCCGCTATCCGGGTCCCCGTGGCGGGGGTTACCCCGAAAGCCGCCCGCATCGAATTCCGGACGCCAGATTCGACTTCGAACCCTTATCTGGCCTTTGCCGCTATGTTGATGGCCGGGTTGGACGGCATCCAGAAAAGGATGGATCCCAAAGCTCTGGGTTACGGTCCTTTGGACAAGAATATCTATGAATTGTCTCCGGCGGAGAAGGAAGGGATCCGCAGTGTGCCCGGATCTTACAGCGAGGCTTTGGCGGCGCTTGAGGCGGATCACGAGTTTCTCCTGGCGGGAGACGTGTTCAGCGAAGATTTCATTCACAACTGGATCGAGCTGAAAAAGACCAGCGAAGTCGAGCAGGTGGCCATCCGGCCGCATCCGTACGAGTTTTACCTTTACTTCGATCTATAA
- a CDS encoding aminotransferase class I/II-fold pyridoxal phosphate-dependent enzyme, which yields MDQGSTPLFTALMEHARRRPLQFHIPGHKAGTGADPEFREFLGDAAFSIDLINIAPLDDLHHPEGAIRDAQRLAAEAFGADHTFFSVQGTSGAIMTMIMAVCGPGDKILVPRNVHKSVMSAIILSGAHPIFMPPEIDERIGIAHGVSVSTVRTMLNWHPDARAVLVINPTYYGVAADLRAIVALAHDRDIPVLVDEAHGAHIHFHEDLPISAMDAGADMAATSVHKLGGSLTQSSVLNVREGRVDPRHVQAVLSMLTTTSTSYLLLASLDTARRQLAVRGRELIAQALDLAREARERINRIEGLYCFGEDALKGSAAVAYDPLKLTVCVKDLGITGYDAEQILRERFGIEVELSDLYNILCIVSPGDGEEEMRALVEALEALAAEFRPQIGQYPVEVKTPVMPLLAMTPREAFYAETDTVSLQDSVGRIFAEMLMVYPPGIPILVPGEIVTEASLEYIREHMNAGLPVQGTDDPEVRRVKVVRRPVEELLRI from the coding sequence TTGGACCAGGGGTCGACGCCTTTGTTCACCGCCTTGATGGAGCACGCCCGGCGTCGGCCTCTCCAATTTCATATACCCGGACATAAGGCGGGGACCGGGGCGGATCCGGAATTTCGGGAGTTCCTCGGGGATGCCGCCTTTTCCATTGATTTGATCAACATTGCCCCCCTGGACGATTTGCACCACCCAGAAGGGGCGATTCGAGATGCCCAGCGGTTGGCAGCCGAGGCTTTTGGGGCGGATCATACATTTTTTTCTGTCCAGGGAACCAGCGGCGCCATCATGACGATGATCATGGCGGTGTGCGGCCCGGGGGACAAGATTTTGGTCCCGCGCAACGTGCACAAGTCGGTCATGTCCGCCATCATTTTGTCCGGGGCCCATCCGATTTTTATGCCGCCGGAGATCGACGAGCGGATCGGCATCGCCCACGGCGTCAGTGTGTCCACCGTTAGAACGATGTTGAATTGGCATCCCGACGCCCGGGCGGTGTTGGTGATCAATCCGACCTATTACGGAGTTGCCGCCGATCTTCGCGCCATCGTGGCCCTTGCCCACGACCGGGACATACCCGTCTTAGTCGACGAGGCGCATGGGGCCCATATCCATTTTCATGAAGATCTTCCGATATCGGCCATGGACGCCGGGGCGGATATGGCGGCTACCAGCGTCCACAAGTTGGGCGGATCGCTGACGCAAAGTTCGGTGCTCAACGTCCGGGAAGGGCGGGTGGATCCTCGACACGTACAGGCCGTCCTCAGCATGCTGACCACCACGTCGACGTCGTACCTGTTGCTGGCCTCCCTGGACACGGCCAGGCGCCAGTTGGCGGTGCGAGGGCGGGAATTGATCGCCCAGGCGCTGGATCTGGCCCGGGAGGCCCGGGAGCGGATCAATCGGATCGAGGGCCTGTATTGTTTCGGGGAAGACGCCCTGAAAGGTTCGGCGGCCGTGGCCTACGACCCGCTAAAACTCACCGTGTGCGTCAAGGATTTGGGGATCACCGGATACGACGCGGAGCAGATCCTCCGGGAGCGGTTCGGCATCGAGGTGGAACTGAGCGACCTGTACAACATTCTCTGTATTGTCTCCCCGGGGGACGGGGAGGAGGAAATGAGAGCGCTTGTCGAAGCCCTGGAGGCTTTGGCGGCGGAGTTTCGCCCCCAGATCGGCCAATATCCCGTGGAAGTGAAAACCCCGGTGATGCCTCTGCTTGCCATGACGCCGAGGGAGGCGTTTTATGCCGAGACCGACACCGTCTCCCTCCAGGATTCGGTGGGACGGATCTTCGCGGAGATGTTGATGGTCTATCCCCCGGGGATTCCAATCCTGGTACCCGGGGAGATCGTTACCGAGGCCAGTCTGGAGTACATTCGCGAGCATATGAATGCCGGTCTGCCGGTGCAGGGCACCGATGATCCCGAGGTGCGCCGGGTGAAAGTTGTCCGCCGCCCGGTGGAAGAACTCCTTCGCATATAA
- a CDS encoding YwhD family protein, whose amino-acid sequence MEELELTGQPRHKTPDELSGLTAVIIDGENVYVDKGALHAKSRVERGISFSDDPARRGQGRRVAVAWVSLGRNEEHQPCIHGLGACEMWVNEGDQTGYKRLAEHVNQMDQAVKGRVNVDVLGSEERRRLADFFAENHRDVWEASPASLRDALLR is encoded by the coding sequence GTGGAAGAGTTGGAGTTGACCGGACAGCCACGACACAAAACGCCGGACGAGCTCAGCGGTTTGACGGCCGTGATTATCGATGGCGAGAACGTTTATGTGGACAAGGGGGCACTGCACGCCAAGAGCCGGGTGGAGCGGGGCATCTCATTCTCCGACGATCCGGCCCGGCGCGGGCAGGGCCGGCGGGTGGCGGTGGCATGGGTGTCCTTGGGGCGCAACGAGGAACATCAACCGTGCATCCACGGGCTGGGCGCCTGTGAGATGTGGGTGAACGAAGGAGATCAAACCGGCTATAAGCGGCTGGCGGAACACGTGAATCAGATGGATCAGGCGGTCAAAGGACGGGTGAACGTGGATGTTCTGGGTTCAGAGGAACGGCGGCGATTGGCAGACTTTTTTGCCGAGAATCACCGGGATGTGTGGGAGGCTTCGCCGGCGTCCTTGCGGGATGCCTTGCTGAGATGA
- a CDS encoding spore germination protein, translating to MDFRRWVKRLFTVDDSILDATFSLGEREDVMKGPGGNSGGDEDKSEGKPDKPMKVRGDDRDNEQKPVSPQKPIPLSEWAKKEGKGESSRGGSESDAGDDPIPASLDSLEEMLNKTFTLPQNKDIIVRHLSIGLPEPRRALLVFVDGLVDKVVINNFILEPLMLLASVRPDTDPGTGDMERVLRTLVPGNQVERVTKFRNAVKQLLMGNSVLFIEGLGEGLAVETKGWDTRSVSDPKSEQVIRGPHEAFTENFRTNTGLIRARLRSPRLVTEIIQVGQTTKNDVAVMYLKGVANPKLVEEVKRRVNGLSLDALIDSGLLEQYLEDPPSTLFPKILSTERPDRVVAFLVEGHVALLVSGSPYALVVPLSFWSLLHTPEDAYLRWPFGSFIRVIRFASLLIAVLLPGLYIGVVNYHPEMIPTDLMMAIAASRETVPFPVIGEVLLMELAIELIREAGIRIPSVIGPTIGIVGALILGQAAVQAGIISPLLVIVVAVTALASFTTPNYNLSFAVRVMRFFFIALAAGFGFYGVTLGLAAVLGNLVSAKSFGVPLMSPVAPHRHSNPDIVLRGQAYEQELRPEYLRTGDSRMQEPINRRWDAWSQAIRPQPTKEGPRVEDTGAKRRKDDSGARGQGEDGGNGESGGEGGGKDS from the coding sequence TTGGATTTCCGGCGGTGGGTGAAGCGGCTGTTCACCGTGGACGATTCGATTCTGGATGCCACCTTTTCCCTGGGAGAACGTGAAGACGTCATGAAGGGACCGGGTGGGAATTCCGGGGGCGACGAGGACAAAAGCGAAGGCAAACCGGACAAACCCATGAAGGTTCGGGGAGATGACCGGGACAACGAACAGAAGCCGGTGAGTCCGCAAAAACCGATCCCCTTGTCGGAATGGGCCAAAAAGGAAGGAAAAGGGGAATCCTCCCGGGGGGGATCCGAGTCGGACGCCGGGGACGACCCGATCCCCGCGTCCCTCGACTCACTAGAAGAAATGCTGAACAAGACCTTTACCCTCCCGCAGAACAAGGATATCATCGTCCGCCATCTCAGCATCGGTCTTCCCGAACCCCGGCGGGCCCTGCTTGTCTTTGTCGACGGCCTGGTGGATAAAGTCGTCATCAACAATTTTATCCTCGAACCTCTTATGCTTCTGGCCTCGGTCCGGCCGGATACCGATCCCGGGACGGGGGATATGGAGCGGGTTTTGCGCACCTTGGTCCCCGGCAACCAAGTGGAGCGGGTCACCAAATTCCGCAATGCTGTCAAGCAGTTGCTCATGGGCAACAGCGTCCTGTTTATCGAAGGCCTCGGCGAAGGGCTGGCGGTGGAAACCAAAGGCTGGGACACCCGCAGTGTCTCCGACCCGAAGTCCGAGCAGGTGATTCGGGGTCCCCATGAAGCGTTCACCGAGAATTTTCGCACGAACACCGGCCTGATCCGAGCGCGGCTGCGCTCCCCCCGACTGGTGACCGAAATCATCCAGGTCGGGCAAACCACCAAGAACGACGTGGCCGTGATGTATTTGAAGGGCGTGGCCAACCCCAAGCTGGTGGAAGAGGTCAAGCGCCGGGTCAACGGGCTGAGTTTGGATGCGTTGATCGACAGTGGGCTTTTAGAGCAGTACTTGGAAGACCCGCCTAGCACCCTGTTCCCGAAAATCCTCTCCACCGAACGGCCGGACCGGGTGGTGGCGTTTCTCGTGGAGGGGCACGTGGCATTGCTGGTGTCCGGCAGTCCCTATGCTCTCGTTGTGCCTCTCAGTTTTTGGTCTTTGCTCCATACGCCAGAGGACGCTTATCTTCGCTGGCCTTTCGGGTCTTTCATCCGGGTGATTCGGTTTGCGTCCCTGCTCATCGCCGTCCTCCTCCCAGGGCTATACATCGGCGTGGTGAATTACCATCCGGAAATGATCCCTACGGACTTGATGATGGCCATCGCCGCCTCAAGAGAAACGGTCCCCTTTCCGGTCATCGGCGAGGTACTCCTCATGGAGTTGGCCATTGAGCTGATTCGGGAGGCGGGCATTCGGATTCCTTCGGTGATCGGCCCGACCATCGGCATCGTCGGGGCATTGATTCTGGGGCAAGCGGCCGTCCAGGCGGGCATCATCAGCCCCCTGCTGGTCATCGTCGTGGCCGTCACGGCCTTGGCCTCTTTTACTACGCCTAACTACAACCTTTCCTTCGCCGTGCGGGTGATGCGATTTTTCTTCATCGCCCTGGCGGCGGGCTTCGGTTTTTACGGGGTCACCCTGGGGCTGGCCGCAGTTCTGGGGAACTTGGTCAGCGCGAAATCCTTCGGCGTGCCACTCATGTCGCCGGTGGCGCCCCATCGCCATTCCAATCCCGACATTGTCCTGCGCGGTCAAGCCTATGAACAGGAGCTGCGCCCCGAGTATCTGCGCACGGGCGATTCGCGCATGCAGGAACCCATCAACCGCCGGTGGGATGCGTGGAGCCAGGCCATTCGACCGCAGCCTACCAAGGAGGGACCGCGGGTGGAAGATACCGGGGCCAAGCGGCGAAAGGACGATTCCGGCGCAAGGGGGCAGGGCGAGGATGGCGGAAATGGCGAATCCGGTGGAGAAGGCGGGGGGAAAGACTCATGA